Proteins encoded by one window of Bubalus bubalis isolate 160015118507 breed Murrah chromosome 4, NDDB_SH_1, whole genome shotgun sequence:
- the LOC102414748 gene encoding olfactory receptor 6C74: MRNRTTVTTFILLGLSNDPQLQVVIFLLLFFTYLMSVTGNLIIIILTLLDSHLKTPMYFFLRNFSFLEISFTTVCIPKFLVSMATGDKTISYNNCAAQLFFTILLGATEFFLLAAMSYDRYVAICKPLHYMTIMSDRVCNVLVFASWLAGFIIIFPPLLVGLQLDFCAANTVDHFVCDVSPILQLSCTDTDKVEIMMLLSAILTLLVTLVLVIFSYTNIIRTILKIPSSQKRRKAFSTCSSHMVVVSISYGSCIFMYVKPSAKQRVSLNKGIALLSTSVAPMLNPFIYTLRNRQVKYAFKLMIKNIEAFLMK; encoded by the coding sequence ATGAGAAACCGCACAACAGTAACAACCTTTATTCTTCTTGGACTAAGCAATGATCCACAATTACAGGtggttatttttcttctcctttttttcactTACTTAATGAGCGTCACTGGAAATCTAATCATCATCATCCTTACCCTGCTAGATTCACACCTCAAGACacccatgtatttctttcttcgaaatttctcatttttagaaaTCTCATTCACAACTGTCTGCATCCCCAAATTTCTTGTCAGTATGGCAACAGGTGATAAGACCATTTCTTACAACAATTGTGCAGCACAGCTGTTTTTTACTATTCTCTTGGGTGCAACCGAATTTTTTCTTCTGGCTGCCATGTCCTatgaccgctacgtggccatctgcaaaccccTGCATTACATGACCATCATGAGTGACAGAGTGTGCAACGTACTGGTCTTTGCGTCATGGTTGGCTGGTTTCATAATAATTTTTCCACCACTCCTCGTGGGTCTCCAGCTTGATTTCTGTGCAGCCAACACTGTAGATCATTTCGTCTGTGATGTATCTCCTATATTACAACTCTCTTGCACAGACACAgataaagtagaaataatgatGCTTCTCTCAGCCATTTTAACTCTCCTGGTTACTCTGGTGTTAGTGATTTTCTCCTACACAAACATCATTAGGACTATTCTGAAGATACCTTCTTCTCAAAAGAGGAGGAAAGCCTTTTCCACATGTTCTTCTCACATGGTTGTTGTGTCCATTTCTTATGGAAGTTGCATCTTCATGTATGTGAAACCCTCTGCCAAGCAAAGAGTGTCTTTAAATAAAGGGATAGCTCTGCTCAGTACTTCTGTTGCCCCCATGTTGAATCCTTTTATTTATACACTGAGAAACAGACAAGTGAAATATGCTTTTAAGCTCATGATCAAAAATATTGAGGCTTTCTTAATGAAGTGA